One genomic region from Podarcis raffonei isolate rPodRaf1 chromosome Z, rPodRaf1.pri, whole genome shotgun sequence encodes:
- the VAMP7 gene encoding vesicle-associated membrane protein 7 translates to MAILFAVVARGSTILAKHAWCGGNFLEVTEQILAKIPSENNKLTYSHGNYLFHYICQDRIIYLCITDDDFERSRAFTFLNEIKKRFQTTYGSRAQTALPYAMNSEFSSVLAAQLKYHSENKGPDQVAETQAQVDELKGIMVRNIDLVAQRGEKLELLIDKTENLVDSSVTFKTTSRNLARAMCMKNLKLTIIIIIVSIVIIYIIVSAACGGLSWPNCVHK, encoded by the exons ATGGCTATCCTGTTTGCAGTTGTAGCCAGGGGCTCCACGATCCTGGCCAAACATGCTTGGTGTGGAGGAAACTTCCTGGAGGTGACGGAGCAGATTCTGGCCAAAATACCCTCTGAGAACAACAAACTCACCTACTCCCATGGAAA CTATCTGTTTCACTACATCTGCCAGGACCGGATTATATACCTCTGCATCACTGATGAT GACTTTGAGCGTTCCAGAGCTTTCACGTTCCTGAATGAAATCAAGAAGCGGTTTCAGACCACCTATGGCTCCCGTGCACAAACAGCTCTGCCATATGCCATGAACAGCGAGTTTTCCAGTGTTCTGGCTGCACAGCTG AAGTACCACTCAGAGAACAAGGGCCCTGACCAGGTGGCAGAGACACAGGCCCAGGTGGACGAGCTGAAAGGGATCATGGTCCGCAACATAG ATCTGGTGGCCCAAAGGGGAGAAAAGCTGGAGTTGCTGATAGACAAAACTGAAAATCTTGTGGATTCG TCCGTCACTTTCAAAACAACCAGCAGAAACCTGGCTAGAGCGATGTGCATGAAGAACCTCAAGCTCACCATCATAATCATCATAGTATCCATT GTCATAATTTACATCATTGTGTCAGCTGCTTGTGGTGGGCTCTCGTGGCCAAATTGTGTCCACAAGTAG
- the LOC128407012 gene encoding DNA-directed RNA polymerases I and III subunit RPAC2-like isoform X2 produces the protein MGDEEDGKKPRVLQMVRADGTDKNCFTFVLHNEDHTLGNSLRYMIMKNPEVEFCGYSITHPSERKINLRIQTKGLPAVDVFQKGLEDLRGVCQHVLSKFEASVEEYNAQKDVTMEEV, from the exons ATGGGGGACGAGGAGGACGGGAAGAAGCCGCGAGTGCTGCAGATG GTACGGGCAGATGGGACAGATAAGAACTGTTTTACATTTGTGCTCCACAATGAGGACCACACCCTTGGCAACTCCCTTCGATACATGATCATGAAAAA CCCTGAAGTGGAGTTCTGTGGATATAGCATCACCCATCcttctgaaagaaaaataaacctCCGCATCCAGACCAAAG GCCTACCGGCTGTTGATGTGTTCCAGAAGGGGCTGGAGGATCTCAGGGGTGTCTGCCAGCATGTACTCAGCAAATTTGAG GCAAGTGTGGAAGAGTACAATGCCCAGAAGGATGTGACTATGGAGGAAGTGTAG
- the LOC128407012 gene encoding DNA-directed RNA polymerases I and III subunit RPAC2-like isoform X1, with protein MGDEEDGKKPRVLQMVRADGTDKNCFTFVLHNEDHTLGNSLRYMIMKNPEVEFCGYSITHPSERKINLRIQTKAGLPAVDVFQKGLEDLRGVCQHVLSKFEASVEEYNAQKDVTMEEV; from the exons ATGGGGGACGAGGAGGACGGGAAGAAGCCGCGAGTGCTGCAGATG GTACGGGCAGATGGGACAGATAAGAACTGTTTTACATTTGTGCTCCACAATGAGGACCACACCCTTGGCAACTCCCTTCGATACATGATCATGAAAAA CCCTGAAGTGGAGTTCTGTGGATATAGCATCACCCATCcttctgaaagaaaaataaacctCCGCATCCAGACCAAAG CAGGCCTACCGGCTGTTGATGTGTTCCAGAAGGGGCTGGAGGATCTCAGGGGTGTCTGCCAGCATGTACTCAGCAAATTTGAG GCAAGTGTGGAAGAGTACAATGCCCAGAAGGATGTGACTATGGAGGAAGTGTAG